Genomic segment of Steroidobacter denitrificans:
ACCCTGGATGATCGGATAACGGATGCCTAGCAACTCGGTAACGCGTGTCTTCATCGTAACTCCAACTCAAATATTCCAGCCGGCCTCCTACGGCCTATCACGATGCGATTGATCGGGATGGGACCGAGGCCGCAGCAGCCCCCCCGGCATGGATAGTCCAGCTCCAGTTCAGCTTGGATTGCCGCTGCTTCGTTTTCAGTTATGGCGAGCGTAAACCACCTCTCCGGCGTGGCAGCACCCAAGCCAGGATACCGCAGTCATGAAGCCATCGTCATTCCGCCCGATCGGGTAATACCCTTGAATAAATCTTAAAAATTACTCCCGCGATGCGCTAGGTCGTGAAAGCCCAGGTCGACGGGCCGGGAGCATACGACGGCAGTTCGGGCCATTGTTGTGCGAGGTCTGCAGCCGGGCAATAGACTATCAAATGATGCAATATAGACCATCATTATCGCCGCCCTTCGGCCCATGAGCTACCCAAAGACTGGGGTGTGCTGCCCAGCTCGACGGCTGCAGCCGAATTCGGCGACCAATTCCTGCGCGACGGTGCGCATCTAGGCCTGGTCGTGCCGTCGGTGGTCATGCCGGAGGCTTGCAACATCGCGCTGAACCCTCTGCACCTGGCATTCAGCGCGATGGCGTTCCAGGTAGTGCCGTTCATTCAAGTTCGATTCCCGCCTGCGCTAATGGCGATCCCGTGCTGCCGTAGTCGATTATCACTATGGGCCCGGCATGTCATACCACACTTGTCTGGGCAACGGCCGGGACAGTCGCCATCGTGAGCCTGCTCTGCTTAGCAAAATCAGACCGATGCGAGCCGTGACACTTACATCATGGCCCGGGCGCGCAGCGCCGTGTCCGGGAAATCCGCGAACACTCCATCCAGTCCCAGCGCGAAGAATTGTATGTACTCGCGCACGGGGTCCGCTTCATAGACTGCCGCCAACGTCGCCGGCTCGTCCCGAAACGTGTAGGCATGAACGTATAAGCCCGCTTCATGGGCCTGCTCGACCAGGGTCGTCGGCAACAGCGAAGACTGTTCCGTATCACGCAGTATCATCCGCTTCCATGGACCGATGGCGTTTGCGTACCGCGCGATGTCCCGCAGATGCCGCGGCGGCAGGCCGCCGCGCGGATCGGCAAACTGCGGGATCGTCACTCGTGCACCAGCTCCGCCGGACGCCATCTCCAGTCCCTCGGGGCCGAGCAATTGCACCAGCGGCACTCGGCTCCTGAAGCGCAGATATTGCAGGTTTGCACTCTCGAAGGACTGGATGAACACCGGCGCGTCGGCACGATCGAGACCGCGCGCCTGCAGCGCCTGCAGCAGACGATCCTCGAGCGCGAGGCCAAGTTGCAAATGGAAGCTCGGATGCTTAGTCTCAGGATAAACGCCGATCGTTCTTCCGGCTCGCCCGGACGGCTCCTCCAGCAGATCCAGGATCTCCTCGAAAGTCGGGATTTCATATAACCGGTCATACGCCTTCGAGCGCGCTGCGTTCGGCTGCACGGCGCGCAGCTGTTTGATCTCCGGCAAAGTGAAATCGCAGGCAAAGTATCCTGTGATGGAGATGCCGTCCAGCATGCGGGTCGTACGGCGAGCAGCGAACTCGGGGTGCGCGGCCACATCCGTGGTCTCGTCCAGCAAAGGTTCATGCCGCGCGATCAGGTGACCATCCCGGGTCGACACCAGATCGGGCTCGATATAGTCGGCGCCCATCTCGATTGCCAGCGCATAGGAGGCCAGGGTATGTTCGGGCCGATAGCCGGAGGCGCCGCGATGGGCGATCACCAGCGGCGGCCTGCCATCGAGTGTGTTCCATCGGGCATCACTCAGCATGGCAGTTTTCCTTCATATATCGATCTACGAACAGACTGAATCTGCTCGCAACATCCGCACCTGCGCGCTGTGGTGACAGGCTGAAGTCGCTTCTCGCTCTCAATCCAGATTCAACCAGGATCGACTCGCGTCGATACAAACTCATCGCCAGCCATATCAATACCGCGCCTGCCAGCAGACTCGCCGCCGCAGACATCGTGACATGCAGCATGGGGATATCGTCTCCACGAATCATGGCGGTCGCCAGCAGATGCTGGCTCAGGCTCGGGATCGCCATCAGCGTCAAACCTTTGGCCCGATCGATAGGCAACAGGAGTGCTGCGAGCAAGACGGCGACGAGGACACGGAAAAAAGACACCCGGTATGTCGCTTGCCGCGGCCCCAGTCGCGGATGGAGGGGAAGCCGCCCAGGTCCGGTGCTGACAAATACGCTCCCATCGCCTGTCATCCCGTGGATGAAATGAACTCCTGATGCCACCCGAGGTCCTTCAAATACCGGCCCGAACCAGCGGCAGCGGCCTTCGCTCGCCGGTATCGCACTTGCCGGCATCACGCATCCCGCACCCAACGCCACTCTGGTACATTCCCGACTCCGTAAGCGAGTTCTCGAATAGAGTTCCACTACATGCCCCCCGGATCAAGGAGTGTGACATGCGCCTGCTTTCCCTGCTCACCGCCGCACTGAGCTTCGCCGTGGCCACCGGCGGGATTCCCGGCAGGGCAGCCGCGCAGGATCACCAGGGCCAGGCGATCGCCGAGGCCGTCGCAGCTCCGCATCGCTCCGCTGATTTCGTTGCGCGCGATCGGTATCGGCATCCGCAGGAAGTTCTGGAATTCCTGGACCTCGAGCCCGGTATGACGGTGGTGGAAATCTGGCCCGGGGGCGGCTACTGGACGGAGATGTTGGCGCCCTATCTGCGTGAACGGGGCATCTACCACACGGCGATTTCCCCATCCGGCGCCAGCGAGCGCGCCGCCCGCGCCGCCGCCGAGTGGCGCAAGAAACTGGCCGGCGCACCGGCGATCTACAGCAAGGTCAAGATCGGCGAATTCGGCCGCGGTGTCGCGGAAATCGTTCCGGCCGGCAGCGCCGATGCGGTCTTGACCTTCCGTAATATACACAACTGGATGAGTGCAGGTTTCGCCGAAGAAGCCTTTGCCGCATTCTTCAAGGCCCTCAAGCCCGGTGGCATCCTGGGCGTGGAAGAACATCGCGCGCGCACCGACCAGCCGCAGGATCCGCAAGCCTCGAACGGCTATGTACGCGAAGATTATGTGATCGAACTGGCGAAGAAGGCGGGGTTCGAACTGGCGGGCCGCTCCGAGGTACTGGCGAATCCCAAGGATACCAAGGACTGGCCGCGAGGCGTCTGGACGCTGCCTCCGACCCTGGCGTTGGGCGATCAGGACCGGGACAAGTACCTGGCCATCGGTGAGGCCGACAACTTCCTGATCAAATTTCGCAAGCCCTGAACGTTGCTCCGAGGTGCCGCCGCAAACACCGCCCGGATTCTCACCATCCGCCGCAGGGCAGGAACTCGTCAATCATCGACGTGGAGAGTATGCATGAACGAAGACGCCAAACGATGGATCTATTGGACCCTCCCGATCGTGGTCGTCATAGGCCTCCTCGTCGCGCTTTACTACGGGCGCAAGGAACGGGCAATCCCGGAACCCGTAGTGCAGGAGACGCCACTGGCAAGGAACGACGAGCCGTTGATCCAGCATCCCATCAGCGAGGAATCCGGACAGACGCAGTCCATGCCGTCACTGGCAAACAGCGATCACGACGTACAAGCATCTTTGGACGGATTGTTCGGCAGTTCCATCGATGCCTTCCTGATTCCGCAAAATCTGATCCGCCGCTTCGTCGTCACCGTCGACAATCTGCCGCGCAAAAAAGTCGCCTTGCAGCTGCGTCCCCTGAAACCAGTGCCGGGAGAACTCGTCACCTCGAACGATCTGCAAGGCCGGGAACTTACGCTCAGTGCGGAAAATTATGTGCGCTACACGCCGGTTGTCGATCTGCTGCGCAAGGCCGATGCGGCGCAACTGACCGCGCTGTACAGGCGATATTACCCGCTGTTTCAGGAAGCCTACGGCGATCTAGGCTACCCGGATGCCTACTTCAACGATCGCCTGGTGGAAGTCATCGATCATCTGCTGGCGACACCCGAGATCGATGGACCGATCCATCTTACGCGTCCCAGCGTGTACTATCAGTTCGCCGACCCCGCCCTGGAGGAACGCTCGGAGGGACAGAAGCTGTTATTGC
This window contains:
- a CDS encoding RES domain-containing protein — protein: MLPSSTAAAEFGDQFLRDGAHLGLVVPSVVMPEACNIALNPLHLAFSAMAFQVVPFIQVRFPPALMAIPCCRSRLSLWARHVIPHLSGQRPGQSPS
- a CDS encoding glycerophosphodiester phosphodiesterase, with protein sequence MLSDARWNTLDGRPPLVIAHRGASGYRPEHTLASYALAIEMGADYIEPDLVSTRDGHLIARHEPLLDETTDVAAHPEFAARRTTRMLDGISITGYFACDFTLPEIKQLRAVQPNAARSKAYDRLYEIPTFEEILDLLEEPSGRAGRTIGVYPETKHPSFHLQLGLALEDRLLQALQARGLDRADAPVFIQSFESANLQYLRFRSRVPLVQLLGPEGLEMASGGAGARVTIPQFADPRGGLPPRHLRDIARYANAIGPWKRMILRDTEQSSLLPTTLVEQAHEAGLYVHAYTFRDEPATLAAVYEADPVREYIQFFALGLDGVFADFPDTALRARAMM
- a CDS encoding class I SAM-dependent methyltransferase — translated: MRLLSLLTAALSFAVATGGIPGRAAAQDHQGQAIAEAVAAPHRSADFVARDRYRHPQEVLEFLDLEPGMTVVEIWPGGGYWTEMLAPYLRERGIYHTAISPSGASERAARAAAEWRKKLAGAPAIYSKVKIGEFGRGVAEIVPAGSADAVLTFRNIHNWMSAGFAEEAFAAFFKALKPGGILGVEEHRARTDQPQDPQASNGYVREDYVIELAKKAGFELAGRSEVLANPKDTKDWPRGVWTLPPTLALGDQDRDKYLAIGEADNFLIKFRKP
- a CDS encoding DUF3014 domain-containing protein; amino-acid sequence: MNEDAKRWIYWTLPIVVVIGLLVALYYGRKERAIPEPVVQETPLARNDEPLIQHPISEESGQTQSMPSLANSDHDVQASLDGLFGSSIDAFLIPQNLIRRFVVTVDNLPRKKVALQLRPLKPVPGELVTSNDLQGRELTLSAENYVRYTPVVDLLRKADAAQLTALYRRYYPLFQEAYGDLGYPDAYFNDRLVEVIDHLLATPEIDGPIHLTRPSVYYQFADPALEERSEGQKLLLRMGSSNAAVIKDMLRELREEVTTPVNPPAP